The Desulfosporosinus acidiphilus SJ4 genome has a window encoding:
- a CDS encoding 3-hydroxyacyl-CoA dehydrogenase family protein has product MTIKKIGVLGAGSMGGGIAHLAAVKGFEIVLCDVDQKFVDGAVKRMSGFMDKSIAKQKMTMEEKEEVLKRITLTTQMEDLASVDLVIEAIFEDLEVKKNAFQKLDAICPPETIFSSNTSSMSITTLASATSRPDKVVGMHFFNPPLIMRLVEVIRGYYTSDETVKLASDAALAMGKTPVVVKKDTPGFIVNRIMMPQFLEAIRIVEEGIASPADIDTAVKLGLNYPMGPFELMDFTGVEISVHVGDYLFNESKDMKWNPPQAIKALVRAGRLGKKTGGGWFDYDI; this is encoded by the coding sequence ATGACAATTAAAAAAATCGGTGTTTTAGGTGCCGGATCTATGGGTGGTGGAATTGCTCATCTGGCTGCTGTCAAAGGTTTTGAAATTGTGCTCTGTGATGTTGATCAGAAATTTGTAGACGGTGCAGTTAAGCGAATGTCCGGGTTCATGGATAAGAGCATCGCAAAACAGAAAATGACAATGGAAGAAAAGGAAGAAGTACTCAAGAGAATAACTTTGACAACCCAAATGGAAGATTTAGCGTCTGTCGACTTAGTGATCGAGGCTATTTTTGAGGACTTAGAGGTAAAAAAGAACGCTTTTCAAAAACTCGATGCCATTTGTCCTCCGGAAACTATTTTTAGCTCAAATACATCATCTATGTCCATAACTACTCTGGCATCTGCAACTTCCCGTCCGGATAAAGTAGTTGGCATGCACTTCTTTAACCCACCTTTAATTATGCGCTTGGTAGAAGTTATAAGAGGATATTATACCAGCGATGAGACAGTAAAATTAGCATCCGATGCAGCTCTGGCTATGGGCAAAACTCCGGTTGTCGTCAAGAAAGATACCCCAGGATTTATCGTGAATCGGATCATGATGCCGCAGTTTCTGGAAGCTATTCGAATTGTTGAAGAAGGTATTGCTTCTCCGGCAGATATTGATACCGCTGTAAAATTGGGTCTGAACTATCCCATGGGGCCTTTCGAACTTATGGATTTTACCGGTGTTGAAATTTCCGTTCATGTTGGAGATTACTTATTCAATGAATCCAAGGACATGAAATGGAATCCTCCACAAGCCATAAAAGCCCTGGTTCGCGCCGGACGACTCGGTAAGAAGACTGGCGGCGGCTGGTTCGATTATGATATATAG
- a CDS encoding enoyl-CoA hydratase/isomerase family protein, with protein MAENTVVELTISEGVGVITINNPPVNALTLEVRSQLKRILQEVEGNKEIRALIITGYGSKCFVAGADIKDFPKQMETGPRENATIYKEMFTFLEETPQPVIAALNGLALGGGCELALACDLRIADEKAKLGLPEVTLGLIPGLGGTQRLAKLVGPAKAKELLFTGKVISAREALDIGLINQIVPQGTVLEEALKLAKQLAKGAGVAISYAKYLVNKGIELSLEDGMEIEMQYVEKIFLTQDLQEGLEAFINKRPAVFRNC; from the coding sequence ATGGCTGAGAATACTGTTGTTGAACTGACAATTTCCGAAGGTGTGGGAGTTATTACAATTAATAATCCTCCGGTTAACGCTCTTACTTTGGAGGTTAGATCACAATTAAAAAGAATATTGCAAGAGGTTGAAGGAAACAAAGAAATAAGGGCTTTGATAATTACAGGCTATGGTTCAAAATGTTTTGTTGCCGGCGCTGATATTAAGGATTTTCCCAAGCAAATGGAGACAGGTCCCCGGGAAAATGCAACGATCTATAAAGAAATGTTTACCTTTCTTGAAGAAACACCTCAGCCTGTTATTGCAGCCTTAAACGGTTTGGCTTTAGGCGGTGGATGCGAACTGGCTTTAGCCTGTGATCTAAGAATTGCTGATGAAAAAGCCAAACTGGGCTTGCCGGAAGTAACCTTAGGTCTCATACCTGGACTCGGGGGGACTCAAAGACTGGCAAAGTTGGTAGGGCCGGCAAAAGCAAAGGAACTATTGTTTACAGGAAAAGTAATTTCGGCGAGAGAAGCCCTGGACATCGGTTTAATAAATCAAATCGTACCACAGGGTACTGTTTTAGAAGAAGCTCTGAAACTTGCCAAACAATTGGCCAAGGGCGCCGGGGTGGCAATATCTTATGCTAAATACCTTGTCAATAAGGGAATTGAGCTTTCATTAGAGGACGGTATGGAAATTGAAATGCAATATGTGGAAAAGATCTTCCTAACGCAAGATCTTCAGGAAGGCCTGGAAGCATTTATCAATAAGCGTCCGGCAGTATTTAGAAACTGCTAA
- a CDS encoding thiolase family protein gives MYNKAFIPYGGYYSTPFARWQGSLQNENSVELAASTAKRWFENQKIDPKIFEYLVFGKTIGQLHSFYAAPWAAALMGAPDIPGVHIPQACSTSTTSINLAAASIETGLYDTAFCLLTDRCSNGPFTIWPNPMGPGGEVVKESWMMDNFAKDPWAGAAMIQTAENVVNKAGGITKEDVDSVTLRRYEQYQDSLANDREFQKRYMIPVEYKINKKKIGVLEADEGVTPTTREGLSKLKPVIPGGVLSFGAQTYPADGNCGVIVTSQEKAQNLSKDKAIQIQVLSYGFARAEKAHMAMAPVPAARMALEKAGITVKDVKAIKTHSPFTANDLYMAHEMDIDVMTINNYGCSLIYGHPQGPTAARAIIEMIEELTILGGGYGLFTGCAAGDTGAALVIKVF, from the coding sequence ATGTATAACAAAGCTTTCATTCCCTATGGAGGTTACTATAGTACCCCTTTTGCTCGTTGGCAAGGCAGTCTCCAGAATGAGAATTCCGTTGAATTAGCTGCCTCAACGGCTAAAAGGTGGTTCGAAAATCAAAAAATTGACCCAAAAATTTTCGAATACCTAGTGTTTGGTAAAACGATCGGCCAACTTCATTCCTTCTATGCTGCTCCTTGGGCAGCAGCTCTTATGGGCGCTCCAGATATTCCCGGCGTCCATATTCCCCAGGCATGTTCAACATCTACAACGTCCATTAATCTTGCAGCGGCATCCATTGAGACGGGTCTTTATGATACAGCATTTTGTTTGCTCACGGATCGCTGTTCCAACGGACCATTTACAATCTGGCCTAATCCCATGGGACCTGGAGGAGAAGTTGTAAAAGAAAGCTGGATGATGGATAATTTCGCTAAAGACCCCTGGGCCGGCGCTGCAATGATCCAAACTGCCGAAAATGTTGTGAATAAGGCCGGTGGGATAACTAAAGAAGATGTTGATAGTGTTACCTTGAGACGATATGAACAGTATCAGGATTCCCTGGCTAATGATCGTGAATTTCAAAAACGCTACATGATTCCTGTCGAATATAAAATTAACAAAAAGAAGATTGGAGTTTTGGAAGCAGATGAAGGGGTAACTCCCACAACACGTGAAGGTTTGAGCAAATTAAAACCTGTAATTCCCGGTGGGGTTCTCTCCTTTGGAGCGCAAACCTATCCGGCAGACGGAAATTGTGGTGTTATCGTCACATCTCAAGAAAAGGCTCAAAATTTAAGTAAAGATAAAGCCATTCAAATTCAGGTACTCTCCTATGGATTTGCCCGTGCGGAAAAGGCTCATATGGCCATGGCACCGGTCCCGGCTGCCAGAATGGCACTGGAAAAAGCGGGAATAACCGTTAAAGATGTAAAAGCTATTAAAACTCACAGCCCTTTCACTGCAAATGATCTTTATATGGCTCATGAAATGGATATTGATGTTATGACCATCAATAATTATGGTTGTTCACTTATTTATGGTCATCCGCAAGGTCCCACCGCCGCAAGAGCAATTATTGAAATGATCGAAGAACTTACGATTCTAGGTGGCGGATATGGACTATTTACAGGATGTGCAGCAGGCGATACTGGTGCGGCTCTTGTAATTAAAGTTTTTTAA